The following are from one region of the Magallana gigas chromosome 4, xbMagGiga1.1, whole genome shotgun sequence genome:
- the LOC136275050 gene encoding glutathione S-transferase 1-like, whose translation MKTYKLTYFYNRGRAEISRLLFAAAGVQYADDRIKREDWPALKPKTPQGQLPILTIDDTATLPQSLAIARFLAREFGLSGKTNLEQAQCDVIVQTTEDLRAEWVKVFREPDGTKKAELQKKLVEEIVPKFWKIFQDTLSSNSSGYMIGDGVCLPQY comes from the exons ATGAAGACTTACAAACTGACGTATTTTTACAATCGAGGAAGAGCGGAGATTTCACGTCTGCTGTTTGCCGCCGCTGGCGTACAGTACGCAGACGACAGAATCAAACGCGAAGATTGGCCAGCGCTTAAACCAA aaacGCCTCAGGGGCAGCTACCCATTCTAACGATTGACGACACAGCCACTTTGCCCCAAAGTCTAGCGATAGCAAGGTTTCTGGCTCGAGAATTTG GTCTTAGTGGGAAAACTAATTTGGAGCAAGCGCAGTGCGATGTCATCGTCCAGACGACAGAAGACTTGCGAGCGGAATGGGTGAAGGTCTTCCGAGAACCGGATGGGACCAAAAAA gCTGAGCTACAGAAGAAGTTGGTTGAAGAAATCGTCCCAAAGTTCTGGAAAATTTTCCAGGACACACTGAGTTCCAATTCTTCAGGATATATGATTGGAGACGGAGTATG CTTGCCCCAGTATTAG
- the LOC105334330 gene encoding tripartite motif-containing protein 2-like — protein MDPRTTAQDVHRCDLCETAIVHSYCDFCHVNLCKPCVVDHISDGYDKHKIVPFQKRRSTLIYPKCEIHPHKNCEFQCKDCNNILVCSSCTASEQHRGHIFVDISTVYKAQKENIEKDTEELVNTISPTYEEIARDLETQLANLDGGYEKLTTTMSKQGEQWHREVDIIINKMKTEINEIKVKHKDILQKHLDEIKQIQSLIKQTLLAIKEIEKSTDVSPAIKYNSKIREFSKLPPKIEVSLPKFIPKPIDREKLYSLFGQITPLSTGTATEGKNLSLNQPTTSVRELLNEPKIVATIQTGHKKLRNVTCLNDGRIWTSGETNDIKCFNSIGSLLQKVKNKSGQYPYDIAVDSDGDLLYTSAETRTVNKVKNAQTEELIRLQGWVPGELCVTSTGDLLVAMYSDDKTQSKVVCYSGSTEKQTIQFYDEGKPLYSGNNYTKYITENRNHDICVADYKAGAVVVVNQDGKLRWRYTGHPSVTEKKAFRPWGITTDSQSRILTTDYGNHCIHILDQNGQFLRYIDNCDLQYPFGLCVDNDDNLFVCENNKGNVKKIKYSK, from the coding sequence ATGGATCCCCGTACTACTGCCCAGGATGTGcaccgatgtgacctttgtgagaccgccatagtccacagctactgtgacttttgtcatgtcaacctctgTAAGCCCTGTGTAGTAGATCACATCTCTgatggatatgacaaacataaaatagtcccTTTTCAAAAACGTAGATCAACTCTCATTTATCCAAAATGTGAAATACATCCAcacaaaaattgtgaatttcagtGCAAAGATTGCAACAACATTTTGGTTTGTTCTTCTTGTACTGCATCTGAACAACACAGGGGACATATTTTCGTAGATATATCAACTGTGTACAAGGcacagaaagaaaatattgaaaaggaTACAGAAGAGTTAGTAAACACTATTTCTCCTACATATGAAGAAATTGCACGCGACCTGGAAACTCAGCTTGCCAACCTGGATGGAGGATATGAAAAACTTACAACAAcaatgtccaaacaaggagagcaatggcacagagaagttgacatcatcatcaacaaaatgaaaactgaaataaacGAGATAAAAGTGAAACACAAAGACATTCTACAGAAACATTtggatgaaatcaaacagatacagTCTCTCATAAAGCAAACACTTCTGGCCATTAAAGAAATTGAGAAATCCACTGACGTATCTCCTGCCATTAAATACAACTCTAAGATCAGAGAGTTCAGCAAGCTTCCACCCAAAATTGAGGTATCACTGCCAAAATTCATTCCAAAACCGATAGACCGTGAGAAGCTGTATAGTTTGTTTGGACAGATCACCCCGTTATCTACTGGCACCGCTACTGAAGGAAAAAACTTGTCATTGAACCAACCTACTACTTCAGTCAGAGAACTACTGAATGAACCGAAGATTGTTGCCACAATACAGACTGGGCATAAAAAACTACGCAATGTGACCTGTCTAAATGATGGTAGAATATGGACGAGTGGAGAGACCAATGATATTAAATGCTTCAACAGTATAGGTTCACTCCTTCAGAAAGTCAAGAATAAATCAGGTCAATACCCATATGATATAGCTGTAGACAGTGATGGGGATCTACTGTATACTAGTGCGGAAACAAGGACAGTGAATAAAGTAAAGAATGCACAGACAGAAGAGTTGATCAGATTACAGGGATGGGTGCCTGGTGAGTtgtgtgtcacctctactggtgatctcctggttGCCATGTACAGTGATGATAAaactcaatccaaagttgtctGTTACTCTGGATCCActgagaaacaaacaattcaattttatgATGAAGGTAAACCTCTGTACTCAGGGAATAATTATACTAAATACATCACAGAGAACAGAAACCAcgacatctgtgtagctgactataaggctggtgcagtagtggtggttaatcaggacgggaaactcagatggagatacaccGGTCATCCCTCAGTTACCGAGAAGAAAGCATTTAGACCTTGgggtatcacaacagacagtcagagtcgtaTCCTGACAACAGATTATGGGaaccattgtatccacattctggatcagaatggacagtttctccgttacattgataactgtgatctgcAGTATCCTTTTGGTTTGTGTGTGGACAATGatgacaatctgtttgtgtgTGAGAACAACAAAGGCAATgttaagaaaatcaaatattcaaaatag
- the LOC136269683 gene encoding solute carrier family 28 member 3-like, with translation MDSEVTSIEMKPASQGVTNLGYRSTENGLSDHPDSVQHNSIKFEIEENSDDEVYTGCARVANKIQTGVVGTLSKHGSKIKLLFKLVLLLLYFAYFGYAMYYRFGDEGSIRLLVCTILGVLILLLYTFNRLPGFKFKFSSEQRSLSKEKKIKKIKRHTGRFLMLAVFIALAAYIIYDVLLDYPQNAISVAGLALYIIIFYVFSKNPAKVKWRPVFWGFALQYIFALVILRTSWGYQAFQWLGDRVTEFLNYSNAGATFLFGDILVTTYSLFAFRVLPVVVYFYTVTSVLYYLGVMQVIVKKMGMFLSFCLGTSPAESLNAAGNIFVGMTEAPLMIQPFLKDMTKSELHAVMTGGFATIAGSVLGAYINFGVPANHLITASVMSAPAALAISKLAYPETERTRKQDFDKMGKSKDRNVIEAISSGASNSVKVVAAIAVNVMAFLCVLEFVNMTLDWFGDRVGVDGLSFQLICSYVFYPIAYFMGTDVSDCRKVAELVGIKTFTNEFLAYKELSVLIANKKNFTDYTAQWNLSADWYYQGDDIVLPYVNQTLKKGIMSGKSEVIATYALCGFSNIGSMGIFLGGMSALVPSRRGDLAQIVVRAMVAGNVACFLTGCIAGLLYKDYNT, from the exons ATGGACAGTGAAGTGACTTCTATAGAAATGAAACCCGCAAGCCAAGGAGTGACAAACTTAGGATACAGATCTACAGAG AATGGATTATCAGACCACCCCGATTCCGTACAACATAATAGCATCAAATTTGAAATAGAAGAAAATTCGGATGATGAAGTTTACACCGGATGTGCTCGAGTCGCAAATAAAATCCAAACCGGAGTCGTGGGTACTCTCAGCAAACATGGatcaaaaatcaaactgttaTTCAAACTTGTGCTTTTACTTCTGTATTTCGCATATTTTGGCTATGCTATGTACTACAGGTTTGGGGATGAGGGTTCCATCCGTCTATTAGTGTGTACCATTTTGGGAGTTTTAATTCTATTGCTTTACACCTTCAACCGATTGCCTGgcttcaaatttaaatttagcTCGGAACAAAGGTCGTTGtccaaagaaaagaaaataaaaaagataaagcgACACACGGGAAG GTTCCTTATGCTGGCAGTGTTTATTGCCCTCGCTGCATACATCATCTATGACGTTCTCTTGGACTACCCACAAAATGCCATCTCTGTTGCCGGACTGGCACTGTATATTATCATCTTTTACGTATTCTCAAAGAACCCTGCAAAG GTGAAGTGGCGGCCAGTGTTCTGGGGTTTTGCATTGCAGTACATCTTTGCTTTGGTTATCCTGAGGACGTCGTGGGGTTACCAGGCATTTCAATGGTTAGGGGATCGAGTGACAGAGTTTCTCAACTACTCAAATGCCGGTGCTACGTTCCTCTTTGGTGATATTCTGGTTACCACGTACTCACTCTTTGCTTTCAGA GTGCTTCCAGTGGTGGTGTATTTTTACACCGTGACGTCAGTCTTATACTACCTCGGGGTGATGCAAGTGATCGTCAAAAAAATGGGCATGTTCCTCTCCTTCTGTTTAGGAACTTCTCCCGCCGAATCACTGAACGCAGCAGGAAACATATTTGTAGGCATG accGAGGCTCCATTGATGATTCAACCATTCCTAAAGGACATGACAAAGTCAGAACTTCATGCCGTTATGACAGGGGGGTTTGCTACAATAGCTGGGTCCGTGCTTGGAGCCTATATCAACTTCGGG GTGCCCGCAAACCACCTAATCACCGCCTCCGTTATGTCTGCCCCTGCGGCTCTCGCCATCTCCAAACTCGCCTACCCAGAGACCGAACGGACCAGAAAACAGGATTTTGACAAAATGGGCAAATC GAAAGACAGAAATGTCATTGAAGCCATTTCGTCAGGAGCAAGTAACTCTGTCAAAGTCGTGGCCGCCATTGCGGTGAATGTCATGGCCTTCCTCTGTGTCCTTGAATTCGTCAACATGACTTTGGACTGGTTCGGTGACCGTGTCGGAGTGGATGGACTCTCGTTCCAG CTTATTTGTTCTTATGTGTTTTACCCGATCGCATACTTTATGGGTACGGATGTTTCTGACTGTCGTAAAGTGGCCGAGCTAGTTGGCATCAAGACATTTACCAACGAGTTTCTTGCCTACAAGGAACTTTCCGTTCTCATCGccaataaaaagaatttcacGGACTATACCGCTCAGTGGAACTTGTCGGCGGACTGGTACTATCAGGGAGATGATATAGTGCTGCCATATGTCAATCAAACGCTGAAGAAAGGAATCATGTCG GGCAAATCTGAGGTGATAGCCACCTATGCATTATGTGGTTTTTCCAACATCGGATCCATGGGGATATTTCTGGGTGGGATGTCGGCACTGGTCCCCTCACGGCGGGGGGATTTGGCACAGATTGTCGTGAGAGCCATGGTGGCTGGAAACGTTGCGTGTTTCTTAACAGGGTGTATAGCAG GTCTACTTTATAAAGACTACAACACATAG
- the LOC136274661 gene encoding uncharacterized protein, whose protein sequence is MDPHSSAQDIPRCDLCETAIVHSYCDFCHVNLCISCIGKHISDGYDKHKIVPFQERRSTLIYPKCETHQHKNCEFQCKDCNNICVCSSCMASKQHKGHNFVEVTEVYKTKKNDIKKDTKELENHISPKYEGIECDLENQLANLDGGYEKLITTMSKKGEQWHREIDVVINKMKTEIIEIKERHRELLQKHLNEIKQTQSLIKETLHALRKIEKSTEISSTMEYSSKIREFSKLPPKVQVSLPTFIQKPIDREKLYSLFGQITPLSTATEENVLSLNQPNTLFRELLDEPELVTTIQTGYEYLRNVTCLKEERIWTSGKTNDINCFNIKGSILYTIKKKSGDWPNDIAVDSNGDLLYLDGEGRTVNKVVNRQTEEMIRLQGWKPSNLCVTSTGDLLVTMFSDDKTQSKVVRYSGSTEKHTIQFDDEGKPLYSRNANPKYTTENRNHDICLADWGARAVVVVNHDGKLRWRYTGQPSVTKNKQFEPCGITTDSQCHILTVDGDNQFIHILDQNGQFLRYIDNCDLEEPIGICVDNNENLFVCEFYNGNVKKIKYLK, encoded by the coding sequence ATGGATCCTCATTCTAGTGCCCAGGATATACcccgatgtgacctttgtgagaccgccatagtacacagctactgtgacttttgtcatgtcaacctctgTATTTCATGTATAGGCAAACACATCTCAGATGGATATGATAAACATAAAATAGTCCCTTTCCAGGAACGAAGATCAACCCTCATTTATCCAAAATGTGAAACACATCAAcacaaaaattgtgaatttcaatGCAAGGATTGCAACAACATTTGTGTTTGTTCTTCCTGCATGGCATCAAAACAGcacaagggacataactttgtAGAAGTTACAGAAGTTTACAagacaaagaaaaatgatattaaaaaagatacaaaagagcttgaaaatcatatttcccctaAATATGAAGGAATTGAATGCGACTTGGAAAATCAGCTAGCCAACctggatggaggatatgagaaacttaTAACAACAATGTCCAAAAaaggagagcaatggcacagagaaatcgacGTCGTcattaacaaaatgaaaactgaaataatCGAGATAAAAGAGAGACACAGGGAACTTTTACAGaaacatttgaatgaaatcaaacagaCACAGTCTCTCATTAAAGAAACATTACATGCCTTAAGGAAAATTGAGAAATCCACTGAAATATCTTCAACCATGGAATACAGCTCTAAGATCAGAGAGTTCAGCAAGCTTCCACCCAAGGTTCAGGTATCACTGCCAACATTCATTCAAAAACCAATAGACCGTGAAAAGTTGTATAGTTTGTTTGGACAGATCACCCCATTATCTACTGCTACAGAAGAAAATGTCTTGTCACTAAACCAACCAAACACTTTATTCAGAGAACTACTGGATGAACCTGAGCTTGTTACCACAATACAGACTGGGTATGAATATCTACGCAATGTTACTTGTCTGAAGGAAGAAAGAATATGGACAAGTGGAAAGACCAATGATATCAACTGCTTCAATATTAAAGGTTCAATACTctacacaataaaaaaaaaatcaggtgaCTGGCCCAATGATATAGCTGTAGACAGTAATGGTGATCTACTATACTTAGACGGTGAAGGAAGAACAGTGAACAAAGTAGTGAATAGACAGACAGAAGAGATGATCAGATTACAGGGATGGAAGCCTAGTAACCTGTGTGTCACCTCCactggtgatctcctggttaccaTGTTCAGTGACGATAAAACTCAATCTAAAGTTGTCCGTTACTCGGGATCCACAGAGAAACATacaattcaatttgatgatgaaGGTAAACCTCTATACTCAAGGAATGCTAATCCTAAATACACCAcagagaacagaaaccatgacatctgtcTAGCTGACTGGGGGGCTCGTGCAGTAGTTGTGGTTAATCATGAtgggaaactcagatggagatacacTGGTCAACCCTCAGTTACCAAGAATAAACAGTTTGAACCCTGtggtatcacaacagacagtcagtGTCATATCCTGACAGTAGATGGTGACAACCAATTtatccacattctggatcagaatggacagtttctccgttatattgataactgtgatctggAGGAGCCTATTGGTAtatgtgtggacaataatgaAAATCTGTTTGTGTGCGagttttacaatggaaatgtcaagaaaatcaaatatttaaagtag